A segment of the Cryptosporidium parvum Iowa II chromosome 5, whole genome shotgun sequence genome:
tattttttttttcaaacttTTCCCACTACTGGCAATGTACCGGCATTTGCATACATTTTACCGGtatacaaaaaaataagaaaaataataatatataactAGCAGTTCTCGCCTAAAgtgaataaaataattaatataaaaataaagtaaaatctaatacaaataatattttggcATAATTAGATTTACCGTTTGaatctaattttttttttttggtaaATTTAAGTCAAAGTTAGTATCTTCTAACTAATACTAGTTTTATTTGGTTCTTCtaattattcatattttcctcttttttttataatcaTCGGTCTGTGACTTAGATATAAACTCAACTacaattgaaataaaaaaccAATAAGAAGAGTACTGATTAAAGTATatacaatattttattatatccAAGGGTTTTGAGTTGATCACTAGAAATTGGATTTAAAAGTATGTGGCCTTGGTGgcttttttcttcttttaaagcaaataataatacttaGTAAAAATTCGCAAGTCTAAACATAGcaaatcaataataataaaaatacttGATTTCTCAatgtaaatattgaaagGATGATGTACAAGAATATGCCAGTAGATCTTGTACTTGTGAGACATGGACAAAGTGAAGGTAACTTAGCTCAAAGGTTAGCAAGGCAAGGGGAATTACATACATGGACTGGAGAGTTTCGACGTAGACACAACAGTCAATATAGACTAACTGATAGAGGAAGAGCACAAGCGAGAATAGCTGgagaatatattaagaACAATATTGGGTTTACTTTTGATAAATGTTTTACTTCAGAATATGTTAGAGCAATGGAAACTGCAGCAATGTTAGGTCTACCAAATGCATTATGGAATACAGATATATACTTAAGAGAGAGAGATAGAGGAGTATTGGCAAATAAAACTCATCAAGAAAGAGTGTTATTGCATCCAGATGAAATGGTCAGGAAGCAGAGAAACGCATTTTATTGGCAACCCTCAGGAGGAGAATCTTTGGCGAATTTGTGCCTTAGAATTGAAAGAGTACTAGATAATTTGAGTCAAAATTGTGGAGGATTAAGAGTTATAATAGTTTGCCATGGAGGAGtaattaaaagttttaGAGCATTGCTTGAGAGTGAGAGAGGGGATGTAAATACTAAgataaacaaaattaataattgtcAGATTGTTTGGTATACTAGAAGAGATCCAGAAAAAGGTTCAATAGCGAATTCTTATAATTGGGTAAAGTCTGTATGTCCATGGGATCTTTCCTTATCATCAAACACTTGGAAACATATTCATAGACCAACTTTTACCAATGAGGACTTATTACAAATCATTCAAAAAGTTCCCCAATTGGTAAATGCTCCTGTATTAGATATTATGGAGGATTCTGATAACTCAAGTCCGATCGAATTTTCTCCAAATCATGAAGGAAATAATAGTTCAGTTAAGAAAAATACAACAGCAGAAACAAGCGAAGAACTTTGTGAACATAATTTTAATGCTTCTACTAATGGCTCcaaacaaaatatttctaatagtGATTATACAGATGAAGAAATACTGGATGACTCAGATATACAAGAAGACGACGATCTCATTGATTTTAATCCTCAAATTTTTGttagtaaatattttaaagattACAATACTCAAGATAATATAGACTAAGAAAAAACCTACttaattcttctttcactactttttattatttgttctTCCCCCCAAGTCTGCGCATGCAGTTTGCACATGCATGCATTCTGCCACGTAAGATTGCGCGCGCATCCTAAATGAAATTGCATACAAGAATGAAGAAAAGATAAGTAAATAAATCTGTGAGTATAAATAGAAGCTGTGTGGTAGGGGAACAAaggaattaaatttaattatgtTATAGgtgaatttttttcttgtgTTTAGGgcaatttgaaaattctaAAGAATCTGAAATTTGAGTTGTTTTTTGTCTTTTATTTGGTTTCttgttattatttgcaTTTTCTATAAACGAATTATTTTGTACAttaacattaatatttgtgtATTTGGCAACTAATTCAACTCCTGTTGTGCTATTGTTTGATTCTTTGAGATTAGAAATACAATCTTGAATTACATCCTTAATTAGTTCTTTAACTCTTACTCTCCACATTGTACATGACTTGAAATCCTTTTGTTGGAAATTTTGTCCAATCATCTCAACTAAAATAAAAACAGCTCTGGAAGATAGCATTTCCAAAAGTGacttttcaaatataacTATAATAGTATTTCTAAAAGGGTCAAATTCAGATGAAATATTTGGTGGTAGctcattaattaattttagaatAGAAACAAAAGCTCTGTGACCAGTATTATCTTTTAGAAGGTGGTAATTGTTAGTAATCAGTTTAGAAAGTAAATCATTTATAAGTTCAAGTACTTTATTATGATATTTCTGTCCagatatttcattattttctaaataatattgtatCAGGGCTAAAATAAGCTCTTTACCACTAACATTTAGAATAAGATTCTCCAGGATAGATTCTTgatcttttgaattaaataaaagattttCTAAAGCAGGCAAAcatattttattcatttcttGAATTCTCACTTGCGTTGATTTTAAAGATGTAAAGGATTCCAAGCTTAAAGCCCAGTATTCATATTGAGTAAAGTTTCTAAGGCTTACTTGAGGAACTAATAAGTATGTGATTAACTTAACAGAGAAagaattcattaaaatctGTCTGTTTAATTCTCCTTcagaaataaatgaattccaaataatttcatttagTATTTTTGTATCATCAGTTGTAGAAATTAATCtaagtaataatatataatcaACAGGATTCATAGCTAAATCCATTATAtctttcttaatatttttaagcaatttctttctttgtTGAGCTTTTGCAAATCCAAGTAATACTACTAAAGAATCAACACCTTCTTTAGTACTTAGAAGACTATAGGATCCTTCAATAATCTGATCTAATAAAGAAGTCAAACAATTTTTCCCTTCTTGGGATATCTTTTCTAAAGATAAATGTTGGTTACTAATAGGAATCTTTTTTATAGTAActtcatcatttttttgttcttGATCATCTAATTGGTAAAATGATATACAACATTTAATATAGTTCCAGATTAAAAGATGTACAAATGGTCTATCCAATAATTCTCCATCaacaaatttttgaatatttacaaCAGAATTCTCCAAAACACTCATTTTTGCATTTTGATGTtctaaatttgaaaagaaagttACAAAAGAACGATTCTTTGATTTAGAATCTCCTCCATTTGTGGTATAAAACTGAGCCAATTTTGTACTTAAGATTcggaataatatttcattcttAATACTTTCCCAGGATTCACTTggatttcttttttcacTGAATACATGCCCAAAGACTTTTGATccatattttgaataaccAAGTTGGTCAAATTTAGCAAGTAGTTCATCTCTTATGGTTTTTCTGATTTCTGGAGAACCATAATTATACATTTTTTCAACCATCTTACTGGAATGGCTATCAATTGAAAGCTCCACTAAATAGTTCTTCATCTTTTCAAAGATGGCTTTTCTATATGTATTTGAACCCCATTTGAGGATAGATTGAATTCCTCTTGAATACACAGGTTTGCGACAAATCTGCAAAAATTTAGCTTTAATTAAGTTCcataatttttcaataactTCTTGAgtttctttctcttttacTGATTTTTCTGTGTCTTTTCCAACTGTTTGAAGTAGGTTACTATATAATGTTTTAAATTCCTTATCCAAAGGGTCAGATCCCTTTTTCAAGGTTTTCTTGGTTGTTTTTTCATTCTTGTTTTCCATTTATGTATATTATTTCACTTAttctttactttttttttaaataatttattaattattcttttttctgCTATTACAAGCTGGCTTTGTCAAGCTTTGACTAGTTCCTTATTAGAACAACTTTGCCAGTTGTTAATCgtataaattaaaaagaatgaagaGTATTGATTATATTGTCACTTTTGTAACCTTCAACCCTAACttgaaatcaaaattaCTTTGAAGATAAATTTTCCAACTTTCCgaaagtttttttttttttgtatttaaaattttactACATATTTACGCCGGTATagaaaaatgaataatcaCAAATTTAAAGTGGGTAGTTGGCGCCGAATTTGGCGCTCAATCTGTAAGTAAAAAAATGacattttgattaaataaGCAAGAAAATTGGTTAAAGAACTAAATATTTAGagaaattaattgtttGGTTTCTGTTGAAAAGcttaattttataaatttacGAACAATTTGAGAAGACTAAGAGGAGAGATTGTTTTATTAAggaattgaaattaaattctctAAAATTAAGCTTAAAAACTTAGGATTAAAATAAggtaaatataataaaaataagtaAATTTAAGTTATAAAAAGGATGGAAGAGAAACATATTTTGAAACCAAGAAATGATGGTGAGAGTTTGAAAATAGCAGAAGGAATATTACGCCGTAGAAAGATTGTTGACACTGATAGAAGACTTAAATATAGAGAAGAAAGGAGaaagattaaaaaagaGTTACATAAGCCAGAAATTCAAACATTACAGAGAATTCTTAAAAAATCTAGGAATAATATTCTTGATAAGAGAAGACTTAAGAATAAGGATAAGAAGCCATATCTAACTCCAAAGAAGACTAATGGTAGGCTTATAGTATTGGTGGTGAGAAATAGTCGATTTTGTGGATCACTAGAATCAAACAGAAAACTTCGTGATTTAGGACTGGTGAACAAATTTTCTGCAGTAATTTTGAGTCATACTGATGAGACAATTCGTGTTTTGAGGGAAGTAAAGCCCTATGTTTTTTATGGATTTcctaatttaaatttattaaagactCTAGTTTTTAAAAAAGGAGCATTTACTCATCAAAATGTCCAATCAAAAGGTCAAAGTAGAGCAAAATTATCCGAAAAAAAACAAGGAAAAGTTCTTCTTACTGATAATAACATTGTAGAAGATAGACTTGGTGAAATTGGTGTTTTATGTACTGAAGATATTGTTACTGGGCTATGGAATGGTTGTGAGACTCAACAGGATAaggaaatatttgaagCTATTACAAGCAATCTTGCTCCTTTTCAGCTTTGTAATTTAAAGAGAGCGGAAGGATTCGATGCTAAGAAATTTGAGAGTGGATTTCTTGgaaaaagtattaatgaaaaaatcagcaaaattatttagttACTTAAGTTCATTATACACTTCTATTCAACATTGTTGGGGCTAGTTGCTCGATACTGATACTTCGACGGTAAATCTACTAATATCATAACTACTACTATAACTGTAGGTACTTCAAGAAATCAActttttctcaaaatatttgCCTCTCACTATTAAAGAgcttatatatatacatatatgcatgcatgcatgcatatATCCTACAACTGTGACAATCTTGACCAGAACCTATTCTAATACCGAAGATTTTCTAACCTTTCTATATTGGCCACTCTCCCCCCCTCGTGTTGTTACTATCCTACTCTCAGTagtttattttataattttcacTTTTAACCCACTCCCCCCTCCcctttccttttctttctctctTTAGACTCGTCCTCTCTCTTCCTTTTATTACCAGTGCTTCAACTCATGCGCCATATGTGCCCCCGCCTATTTGAACGCGGGCAAGTGCCGCATGTGCCCGCccatttctttaattgaaataataagtATAAATAGgcaaaaaagaaaacatGACAAGGCTCCCGTCTCGAGACGTGAAGTGCAGGTCATGAGGAGGGGTATATACGCAACAAAATACATTATAAGGTACATACTGGAGTGTAGCAGATCACAAATGGCTGGGGGGACAGCCCGAAGGATTGGCCAGGGAgatcaataattaaagtttaCAACTAATGTTGAATTTTGGACAAAACGAGTGAAGATCATCGTTTAAATGCTGTGAAGCACAGTATGTGCTAACGTCTCTTGAGTCATAGAGAGAATGTAAAGAAGATTAAGGTTACTGATTCGATACTTGATAACGAAGAAGCTAACATTGGAATATCTAGATTGAAGCAGGAAAGTAATATTGTGCGTGTAAGGTGAATAGGATCTAGGTAATTAAGAATTTGGACTTTTAATAAGGATAACATAAACGCATTATACTGCGTAAAGTGCCTTCAATTAGAATAAAGAGGAcgatatatttttataccTATACCGTTTATTGTCAAtattaaagagaaaaaaaagcagGAAGTGTCATTTCAAGTTTGGCCTcgctttttttttttctcaacccattcaaatattcaatttgcTATTTTAACCTAAATAGTCTGAACAGAGATCGTCGTTAATTTCACATGAATTCAAGAATGTTTGCCACTCCTAGACCACGTCCACAGTTTGCAAATTCATCAACACTTGGTGGTCTAGAATTTGACCAGAAGCAAATTTCATCAACAtctactactactactacacCTTCAACATCGTCCTCAAATTCCATATCAACGCCTTGCATAGCGTCCATAATTGATGGAACCTCTACGTTTGGCACAGATCAAAACTACTTTGATGAAATTTCCAGTATGATCGATAATTCTCACCTAGAAACTCCCCAAACTTGTAGACTTGGAAATGCTTCCCATATTCTTAGAATCCCCAAACAAGGTGTCGGAAACATGGGATGTGGCACCATACACGACATTTTAGGCCAAACAAACTGTCCTATGGATATCAGCAATAAGGTACTCTTAGCCAAAGAGCAACACTCTAGTGTGAAAGAGCATCAACCAAATGGGAATCACTCAACTGGAGCTTTGGGTGGAGCAGCAATGATGagtatattttcttctccGAAGTCATTCGTCTGTACTCTTTCTTCTACTAGATCAACTTCGGCCCCATACACTCCTACAGTTGTAGATGAGTGTTCACCTCCATGTAGCCTCCCAGCACCACCAGGATCTGACCCTTTTACTATTTCAGGGTTTGGGCCTGAATCTACATCTACTGATCCAATATCAGGTGACTTTTCAGCCCCACTTCTTAATTACCTCAATGATGGACTCAGCTCCGATTCCTGGGGGAGCTTCCTCCCCTACTCAAAGATCACCGATTACTGCTTTGAAAACTCCCCGGATAATGTTATCCTAAACGGTAACGGCAATTGCAGGGGTAGTAGCAGTAGTAGTAGCAGCAGCAGCACCAGTGGTGGTAATGTCAACAGCAATAacaat
Coding sequences within it:
- a CDS encoding phosphoglycerate mutase family protein; possible fructose bisphosphate phosphatase, translated to FLNVNIERMMYKNMPVDLVLVRHGQSEGNLAQRLARQGELHTWTGEFRRRHNSQYRLTDRGRAQARIAGEYIKNNIGFTFDKCFTSEYVRAMETAAMLGLPNALWNTDIYLRERDRGVLANKTHQERVLLHPDEMVRKQRNAFYWQPSGGESLANLCLRIERVLDNLSQNCGGLRVIIVCHGGVIKSFRALLESERGDVNTKINKINNCQIVWYTRRDPEKGSIANSYNWVKSVCPWDLSLSSNTWKHIHRPTFTNEDLLQIIQKVPQLVNAPVLDIMEDSDNSSPIEFSPNHEGNNSSVKKNTTAETSEELCEHNFNASTNGSKQNISNSDYTDEEILDDSDIQEDDDLIDFNPQIFVSKYFKDYNTQDNID
- a CDS encoding 60S ribosomal protein L7-B; Rp17bp; L30 RNA binding domain (transcripts identified by EST), with the protein product MEEKHILKPRNDGESLKIAEGILRRRKIVDTDRRLKYREERRKIKKELHKPEIQTLQRILKKSRNNILDKRRLKNKDKKPYLTPKKTNGRLIVLVVRNSRFCGSLESNRKLRDLGLVNKFSAVILSHTDETIRVLREVKPYVFYGFPNLNLLKTLVFKKGAFTHQNVQSKGQSRAKLSEKKQGKVLLTDNNIVEDRLGEIGVLCTEDIVTGLWNGCETQQDKEIFEAITSNLAPFQLCNLKRAEGFDAKKFESGFLGKSINEKISKII
- a CDS encoding penguin protein containing pumolio repeats; translation: MENKNEKTTKKTLKKGSDPLDKEFKTLYSNLLQTVGKDTEKSVKEKETQEVIEKLWNLIKAKFLQICRKPVYSRGIQSILKWGSNTYRKAIFEKMKNYLVELSIDSHSSKMVEKMYNYGSPEIRKTIRDELLAKFDQLGYSKYGSKVFGHVFSEKRNPSESWESIKNEILFRILSTKLAQFYTTNGGDSKSKNRSFVTFFSNLEHQNAKMSVLENSVVNIQKFVDGELLDRPFVHLLIWNYIKCCISFYQLDDQEQKNDEVTIKKIPISNQHLSLEKISQEGKNCLTSLLDQIIEGSYSLLSTKEGVDSLVVLLGFAKAQQRKKLLKNIKKDIMDLAMNPVDYILLLRLISTTDDTKILNEIIWNSFISEGELNRQILMNSFSVKLITYLLVPQVSLRNFTQYEYWALSLESFTSLKSTQVRIQEMNKICLPALENLLFNSKDQESILENLILNVSGKELILALIQYYLENNEISGQKYHNKVLELINDLLSKLITNNYHLLKDNTGHRAFVSILKLINELPPNISSEFDPFRNTIIVIFEKSLLEMLSSRAVFILVEMIGQNFQQKDFKSCTMWRVRVKELIKDVIQDCISNLKESNNSTTGVELVAKYTNINVNVQNNSFIENANNNKKPNKRQKTTQISDSLEFSNCPKHKKKIHL